One Polaribacter sp. KT25b DNA segment encodes these proteins:
- a CDS encoding TolC family protein: MNKFFHLLSICCLIAISLNTIQAQTSQIDDNSLEGSEFGLPPLNVVLDSVLKRSAGLNFRKHHIGVKESTLKTEKIYWTRNFGFQAETKFGNLNSFSTDSDGAISSSSLVTTQQATYFVGAYIKFPVFDLLNRKNQVKLAKLEIDEAKSMAQSIEDEIRQTVIKMYQNLILKQKILKIKSKAFGDGKVNMQMVEKEFRNGVVPVSEYVRITSITSNVEVDYEFAKSEFITAKKLLEDMAGFTFYQ, from the coding sequence ATGAATAAATTTTTTCATCTACTATCAATATGTTGTTTAATTGCTATTTCTTTAAATACAATTCAAGCTCAAACATCTCAAATTGACGATAATTCATTAGAAGGAAGTGAATTTGGTCTACCTCCGCTTAATGTAGTTTTAGATTCTGTTTTGAAGCGTAGTGCTGGTTTAAATTTTAGAAAGCATCATATTGGTGTTAAGGAATCTACACTTAAAACTGAAAAAATATATTGGACAAGAAATTTTGGGTTTCAAGCAGAAACAAAGTTTGGAAATCTTAACAGTTTTTCTACAGATAGTGATGGTGCAATTAGTTCTTCATCTTTAGTGACAACTCAACAAGCCACTTACTTTGTTGGAGCTTATATTAAGTTTCCTGTGTTTGATTTATTAAATAGAAAAAACCAAGTTAAATTGGCTAAATTAGAAATTGATGAAGCCAAGAGTATGGCTCAATCTATAGAAGATGAAATTCGTCAAACAGTAATTAAAATGTACCAAAATTTAATTTTAAAACAAAAAATACTTAAAATTAAATCTAAAGCTTTTGGAGATGGAAAAGTGAATATGCAAATGGTTGAAAAGGAATTTCGTAATGGTGTAGTTCCGGTTTCTGAATATGTAAGAATCACAAGTATTACTTCTAATGTAGAGGTAGATTATGAATTTGCTAAATCTGAATTTATAACTGCAAAGAAACTTTTAGAAGATATGGCTGGGTTTACATTTTACCAATAA
- a CDS encoding sugar transferase: MSSNINILYIGNLRDYFNLDNKNCTITNLENSIKATKYLQSNQKIDAIICDYYLPGNTGVFLYDWIRAQSEYNSIPFVLIAKEFNVDVYKRAFKKQIDDFYVSTVTNPEDILKRVEFLCTHKKPISKKEVPKIKEEGYKMPISKRLFDIFVASSVLLLASPFLLLILLAIRLESKGKVYYISKRVGRKTFDFYKLRSMRTGSDELLKKLAAEKNQYKKEEIKSEDSTLEIPCPRCSALPDGETCSPLMYIDTHQICDYWFNVQKRESAKNNSTFVKIVDDPRITRVGKFIRNTSIDELPQLINVLKGDMSIVGNRPLPVYEAEMLTGDDLSKRFLAPPGITGLWQVELRGKGGKMSEEERMRLDNEYADQFIGDNYSFWYDIKLILRTVPALFQSDTV, translated from the coding sequence ATGAGTTCAAATATTAACATTTTATATATTGGTAATTTAAGAGATTACTTTAATCTAGATAATAAAAATTGTACAATAACAAATTTAGAAAACAGTATTAAGGCTACTAAATATCTGCAATCTAATCAAAAAATTGATGCTATAATTTGCGATTATTATTTACCTGGAAACACTGGGGTATTTCTATATGACTGGATTAGAGCTCAGAGCGAATATAACTCCATTCCGTTTGTATTAATAGCTAAAGAGTTTAATGTAGATGTTTACAAAAGAGCATTTAAAAAACAAATAGATGATTTTTATGTATCTACAGTTACAAATCCAGAAGATATTTTAAAGAGGGTAGAGTTTCTATGTACTCATAAAAAACCTATTAGTAAAAAGGAAGTACCAAAAATTAAAGAAGAAGGTTATAAAATGCCAATTTCTAAACGTCTTTTTGATATTTTTGTAGCTTCTTCTGTGTTGCTTTTAGCTTCACCATTTTTATTGCTTATTCTTTTAGCTATAAGATTAGAATCTAAAGGTAAGGTATATTACATTTCTAAAAGAGTTGGTAGAAAAACATTCGATTTTTATAAGCTAAGATCTATGCGAACTGGATCTGATGAGTTACTAAAAAAATTAGCTGCAGAAAAAAATCAGTATAAAAAGGAAGAAATAAAATCAGAAGATAGCACTCTAGAAATTCCTTGTCCAAGATGTAGTGCTTTACCAGATGGCGAAACATGCTCTCCTCTTATGTACATAGACACACATCAAATTTGTGATTATTGGTTTAATGTTCAAAAACGAGAATCGGCTAAAAACAATTCTACGTTTGTAAAAATTGTTGACGATCCTAGGATTACTAGGGTTGGTAAGTTTATAAGAAATACCAGTATAGATGAATTGCCACAATTAATAAATGTTTTAAAAGGAGATATGTCTATTGTTGGTAATAGACCTTTGCCAGTTTATGAAGCAGAAATGTTAACTGGAGATGATTTATCAAAAAGATTTTTAGCGCCTCCAGGAATTACCGGTTTATGGCAAGTAGAACTTAGAGGTAAAGGAGGAAAGATGTCTGAAGAAGAACGTATGCGATTAGATAATGAATACGCAGATCAGTTTATTGGCGATAATTATTCTTTTTGGTATGATATTAAACTTATTTTAAGAACAGTACCAGCTTTATTTCAATCTGATACCGTTTAA
- a CDS encoding response regulator, whose protein sequence is MKKKILVVDDEISICMLLQNFLSKDYEVVTIYSALEALEWLEDNLPDLIISDIQMSEMDGYEFLTKVRTRGFTKHTPVVMLSGRAESKERIKCYRLGAQDYLTKPFNPEELEELVKKNLYPIHYAIEW, encoded by the coding sequence ATGAAGAAAAAGATACTAGTTGTAGATGACGAGATAAGTATATGTATGTTATTACAGAATTTTCTTTCTAAAGACTATGAGGTTGTTACAATTTATAGTGCTCTAGAAGCTCTAGAATGGTTAGAAGATAATCTTCCAGATCTTATTATCTCTGATATTCAAATGTCTGAAATGGATGGTTATGAGTTTTTGACCAAGGTTCGTACGCGAGGTTTTACAAAACACACACCAGTAGTTATGTTGTCTGGAAGGGCAGAAAGTAAAGAACGTATAAAATGTTATAGGCTAGGTGCGCAAGATTATCTTACCAAACCATTTAATCCAGAAGAGCTTGAAGAATTGGTTAAGAAGAATCTATATCCAATTCATTATGCAATAGAATGGTAA
- a CDS encoding UDP-glucuronic acid decarboxylase family protein: MLVTGGAGFVGSHLCERLLNEGNEVYCLDNYFTGQKQNIIHLLKNPYFELIRHDVTEPFYIEVDQIYNLACPASPVHYQYNPIKTMKTSVMGAINMLGLAKRVNAKILQASTSEVYGDPLVHPQTESYWGHVNPIGERACYDEGKRSAETLFVNYHQQNNVDIKIIRIFNTYGPNMHPHDGRVVSNFIVQALQNQDITVYGEGNQTRSFQYVDDLVEGMIRLMNSRDGFTGPVNVGNPNEFTILELAQKVIKLTGSTSKIIYKPLPSDDPMQRQPDISLAKKELDWSPKVQLDDGLIKTIDFFKTII; the protein is encoded by the coding sequence ATTCTTGTAACTGGCGGAGCTGGTTTTGTTGGTTCGCACTTGTGTGAGCGTTTGTTAAATGAAGGTAATGAAGTATATTGTTTAGACAATTACTTTACAGGCCAAAAACAAAATATTATTCATCTTTTAAAGAACCCTTATTTTGAATTAATTCGTCATGATGTTACCGAGCCTTTTTATATTGAAGTAGATCAAATTTACAATTTAGCGTGTCCGGCTTCTCCAGTACATTATCAATACAACCCAATAAAAACAATGAAAACATCTGTTATGGGGGCTATTAATATGTTAGGATTGGCAAAACGAGTAAATGCAAAAATATTACAAGCTTCTACAAGTGAAGTTTATGGAGATCCATTAGTACATCCACAAACAGAATCTTATTGGGGACATGTAAATCCTATTGGAGAACGTGCTTGTTATGATGAAGGAAAAAGATCTGCAGAAACTTTGTTTGTAAATTATCATCAGCAAAACAATGTTGATATTAAAATTATTAGAATTTTTAATACTTATGGCCCTAATATGCATCCTCATGATGGTCGTGTAGTTTCAAATTTTATTGTTCAAGCATTACAAAATCAGGATATTACTGTTTATGGGGAAGGAAATCAAACACGTAGCTTTCAGTATGTAGATGATTTAGTGGAAGGTATGATTAGGTTAATGAACTCTAGAGACGGTTTTACAGGTCCTGTAAATGTTGGTAACCCTAATGAATTTACAATTCTTGAGTTAGCTCAAAAAGTAATAAAATTAACAGGCTCTACATCTAAAATTATTTATAAACCTTTACCTTCGGATGATCCTATGCAAAGACAACCAGATATTTCTCTTGCTAAAAAAGAATTAGATTGGTCGCCAAAAGTGCAGTTAGATGATGGTTTAATAAAGACGATTGATTTTTTTAAGACAATTATCTAA
- a CDS encoding UDP-glucose/GDP-mannose dehydrogenase family protein, with translation MKVTIVGSGYVGLVTGACFSEVGIDVTCVDIDQKKIENLKEGIIPIYEPGLEEMITRNMKKGRLSFTTSIKEALEESEVLFISVGTPPDEDGSADLKYVLAVARDCGKHMNDYMLVVTKSTVPVGTSKKVKKALQEELDKRNVDIEFDVASNPEFLKEGAAIDDFLKPDRIVVGLDSQRAEDLMKSLYNPFTLNGHPVIFMDIVSAEMTKYAANSMLATKISFINDIANLCEIVGADINKVRKGIGSDSRIGPKFIYPGIGYGGSCFPKDVQALIRTASENNYELQVLKAVEAVNKYQKLVLFNKINAYFKGDLKGKTIGVWGLSFKPQTDDMREAPSLYIIDSLLKAGANVKAYDPVAIEEAKHHFGDTITYCEEQYEALIDADCMAILTEWPEFKFPSFKIIKKLLNNKVIFDGRNIYDRDQIKRNGFEYFCIGVDTAESNKSLTVN, from the coding sequence ATGAAAGTTACAATTGTGGGAAGCGGTTATGTTGGTCTTGTTACCGGCGCTTGTTTCTCTGAAGTAGGTATTGACGTTACTTGTGTTGATATTGACCAAAAGAAGATTGAAAACCTTAAAGAAGGAATTATACCTATTTATGAGCCTGGTTTAGAAGAAATGATTACCAGAAACATGAAGAAAGGAAGGCTTAGTTTTACAACAAGTATAAAAGAAGCTTTAGAAGAATCTGAAGTTTTATTTATTTCTGTTGGAACACCACCAGATGAAGATGGTAGTGCCGATCTTAAATATGTGCTTGCAGTTGCTAGAGATTGTGGTAAACATATGAATGATTATATGCTTGTGGTAACAAAAAGTACTGTACCTGTTGGAACATCAAAAAAGGTAAAAAAAGCACTACAAGAAGAGTTAGATAAAAGAAATGTTGATATAGAATTTGATGTTGCTTCTAATCCAGAATTTTTAAAAGAAGGAGCTGCTATTGATGATTTTTTAAAACCAGATAGAATTGTAGTTGGTTTAGATAGTCAGAGAGCAGAAGACTTAATGAAAAGTTTATATAATCCATTTACGCTAAATGGTCATCCAGTTATTTTTATGGATATAGTTTCTGCAGAAATGACAAAATATGCTGCAAACTCAATGCTTGCAACAAAAATTAGTTTTATAAACGATATTGCTAATTTATGTGAAATTGTTGGTGCAGATATTAATAAAGTAAGAAAAGGTATTGGATCCGATTCTAGAATTGGACCTAAATTTATTTATCCAGGAATTGGTTATGGAGGTTCTTGTTTCCCAAAAGATGTGCAAGCCTTAATTAGAACAGCTAGCGAAAATAATTACGAATTACAGGTGCTTAAAGCAGTAGAGGCTGTTAATAAGTATCAAAAGCTAGTTTTGTTTAATAAAATAAATGCTTACTTTAAAGGAGATTTAAAAGGTAAAACGATAGGTGTTTGGGGGCTTTCTTTTAAACCTCAAACAGATGACATGCGTGAAGCACCGTCATTATACATTATAGATAGTCTTTTAAAAGCAGGAGCAAACGTTAAAGCTTACGATCCAGTTGCTATAGAAGAAGCAAAACATCATTTTGGAGATACAATTACTTATTGTGAAGAACAATATGAGGCTCTAATCGATGCAGATTGTATGGCAATATTAACAGAATGGCCAGAATTTAAATTTCCAAGTTTTAAAATCATTAAAAAATTATTAAACAATAAAGTTATTTTTGATGGTAGAAACATTTATGATAGAGATCAAATTAAAAGAAATGGTTTTGAGTATTTCTGTATTGGTGTAGATACTGCAGAAAGTAACAAATCCCTTACCGTAAATTAA
- a CDS encoding response regulator, which translates to MNTKENTNTTSFSLKGKKILVVDDNIMNRMVANVILQEFEVTVLEAADGDEAVNYLKDNSCDLVLMDLQMPVLDGFKASEIIRQELKLETPIIALTASDIQEEKEKCFEVGMNDYLFKPFNKNQFIKIIIKWINN; encoded by the coding sequence ATGAATACAAAAGAAAACACAAATACAACTTCTTTTAGTTTAAAAGGTAAAAAAATACTTGTTGTTGATGATAATATTATGAATAGAATGGTAGCAAATGTTATTTTACAAGAATTTGAGGTAACAGTTTTAGAAGCTGCTGATGGTGACGAAGCTGTAAATTACCTAAAAGACAACAGTTGTGATTTAGTTTTAATGGATCTTCAAATGCCTGTATTAGACGGTTTCAAAGCATCAGAAATAATTAGACAAGAGCTAAAGTTAGAAACACCTATTATAGCTTTAACAGCAAGTGATATTCAAGAAGAAAAGGAAAAGTGTTTTGAAGTTGGAATGAATGATTATCTCTTTAAACCCTTTAATAAAAATCAGTTTATTAAAATTATTATTAAATGGATAAATAATTAA
- a CDS encoding LytTR family DNA-binding domain-containing protein, translated as MVCIIIDDDATARLIIKQHCLKSQSINVLEEFSSAIDAIKYLNNNKVDLVYLDIHMPTFSGFDFIETLKNPPKIVLTTSDKNLALEAFEYKSVVDYLVKPISKERFEKSLEKLVAISIVDKPLLTDEKLSEFIYVNVDKRLVKVDIASIYLIEAKGDYINIKTNDKNYLVHSTLKKIEDKLPSNMFFKVHRSFIINFSEIIDIEDNTVLIRQVVVPVSRSNKSELMKKLNLL; from the coding sequence ATGGTTTGTATAATTATTGATGATGACGCTACAGCTAGACTAATTATAAAACAACATTGTCTTAAATCACAATCAATTAATGTTCTTGAAGAATTTTCTTCTGCAATTGATGCTATAAAATATTTAAATAATAATAAGGTAGATTTAGTCTATTTAGATATTCATATGCCTACTTTTTCTGGATTCGATTTTATTGAGACTTTAAAAAATCCGCCAAAAATTGTTTTAACTACTTCGGATAAAAACCTTGCTTTAGAAGCTTTTGAGTATAAAAGTGTGGTAGATTATTTAGTAAAACCAATATCTAAGGAAAGATTTGAAAAATCCTTAGAAAAGTTAGTCGCTATTTCTATAGTGGACAAACCTTTGTTAACTGATGAAAAATTATCAGAATTTATTTATGTTAATGTTGATAAAAGGTTAGTAAAAGTAGATATAGCAAGTATTTATTTAATTGAAGCAAAAGGAGATTATATAAATATTAAAACGAATGATAAAAATTACTTGGTGCATTCTACATTAAAAAAGATAGAAGACAAACTTCCATCAAATATGTTTTTTAAAGTACATAGATCTTTTATTATTAATTTTTCTGAAATAATAGATATTGAAGATAATACGGTTTTAATAAGACAGGTTGTTGTGCCAGTGAGTAGGTCTAATAAGAGTGAATTAATGAAAAAATTAAACCTTTTATAA
- a CDS encoding Hpt domain-containing protein — protein sequence MEQPNLVFIKEIVGDDAAFQESLLEIIKKEFPEEVKLFIKNFSQKKYEEASNNVHKLKHKISLLGLKEGFDMATDFENELKEGKTTLHSSFLEILNKIGLYLHL from the coding sequence ATGGAGCAACCTAATTTAGTATTTATAAAAGAAATTGTAGGTGATGATGCCGCTTTTCAAGAGAGTCTTTTAGAAATAATAAAAAAAGAATTTCCAGAAGAGGTTAAGTTGTTTATAAAAAATTTTTCACAAAAAAAGTATGAAGAAGCTTCAAATAACGTACATAAATTAAAACATAAAATTAGTTTGTTAGGGTTAAAAGAAGGTTTTGATATGGCAACAGATTTTGAAAATGAATTAAAAGAAGGTAAAACCACACTACATTCTAGTTTTTTAGAAATTTTAAACAAAATTGGCTTATATTTACATCTATAA
- a CDS encoding Lrp/AsnC ligand binding domain-containing protein: MKIDGIDKIIIKSLVNDARTPILSIAREVGVSGAAIHQRLRKLEKSKLIDGYKMVINPKILGYSTTAFIGVFLDSSSLYSSAIKRLKEIPEIIESHYTTGNYAIFIKVLCKNNEDLMHLLNKDIQNIKGVSRTETFISLDQQIDRQISI, encoded by the coding sequence ATGAAAATTGACGGAATTGATAAAATAATTATTAAAAGTTTAGTAAATGATGCAAGAACTCCTATTCTTAGTATAGCAAGAGAAGTAGGTGTTTCTGGTGCTGCTATTCATCAACGTTTAAGAAAGTTAGAAAAATCTAAATTAATAGATGGTTATAAAATGGTTATAAATCCAAAAATTTTAGGATATTCTACCACTGCTTTTATAGGTGTTTTTTTAGATTCTTCTAGTTTATACTCATCAGCAATAAAAAGGTTAAAAGAGATTCCAGAAATTATAGAAAGCCATTATACAACAGGAAATTATGCTATCTTTATAAAGGTTTTGTGTAAAAATAATGAAGATTTAATGCATCTTTTAAATAAAGATATTCAAAATATAAAAGGTGTTTCTAGAACAGAAACCTTTATTTCATTAGATCAACAGATTGATAGACAAATATCTATTTAA
- the accC gene encoding acetyl-CoA carboxylase biotin carboxylase subunit, protein MFKKILIANRGEIALRVIRTCKEMGIKTVAVYSTADAESLHVRFADEAVCIGPPSSSESYLKMSNIIAAAEITNADAIHPGYGFLSENAKFSNLCEEHNIKFIGATGKMIDQMGDKANAKSTMIAAGVPCVPGSEGVIKDFEDCEKIAIETGYPVMLKASAGGGGKGMRAVWKSEDLKDAWESARQESKAAFGNDDMYMEKLIEEPRHIEIQIVGDSYGKACHLSERDCSVQRRHQKLTEETPSPFMTDELREKMGDAAVKAAEYIGYEGAGTVEFLVDKHRNFYFMEMNTRIQVEHPITEEVVNYDLIREQILVAAGVPISGRNYYPQLHAIECRINAEDPYNNFRPSPGKIVTLHTPGGHGVRMDTHVYAGYTIPPNYDSMIAKLIVTAQTREEAINKMKRALDEFVIEGIKTTIPFHRQLMDHPDYVAGNYTTKFMEDFVMES, encoded by the coding sequence ATGTTTAAAAAAATATTAATTGCCAATAGGGGAGAAATAGCATTACGTGTTATTAGAACCTGTAAAGAAATGGGTATAAAAACTGTTGCTGTATATTCTACAGCAGATGCAGAAAGTTTGCACGTTAGATTTGCGGATGAAGCTGTTTGTATTGGCCCACCTTCTAGCTCAGAGTCTTATTTAAAAATGTCTAATATTATTGCAGCTGCAGAAATTACAAATGCAGATGCAATTCATCCTGGATATGGTTTTTTATCAGAAAACGCTAAATTTTCGAATTTATGTGAAGAGCATAATATTAAATTTATTGGTGCTACTGGTAAAATGATAGATCAAATGGGAGATAAAGCAAATGCAAAATCTACCATGATAGCTGCTGGTGTACCTTGTGTGCCAGGAAGTGAAGGTGTAATTAAAGACTTTGAAGATTGTGAAAAAATTGCAATAGAAACAGGTTATCCGGTAATGTTAAAAGCTTCTGCTGGTGGAGGAGGTAAAGGAATGCGTGCTGTTTGGAAATCTGAAGATTTAAAAGATGCTTGGGAATCTGCAAGGCAAGAAAGTAAAGCTGCTTTTGGTAATGATGATATGTACATGGAGAAGCTTATTGAAGAGCCAAGACATATTGAAATTCAGATTGTTGGAGATTCTTATGGTAAAGCGTGTCATTTATCAGAAAGAGATTGTTCTGTTCAAAGACGTCATCAAAAGTTAACAGAAGAAACGCCTTCTCCTTTTATGACAGATGAATTAAGAGAAAAAATGGGAGATGCAGCTGTTAAAGCTGCTGAATATATAGGTTATGAAGGTGCAGGTACAGTAGAGTTTTTAGTTGATAAACATAGAAATTTCTATTTTATGGAGATGAATACTCGTATTCAAGTAGAACACCCAATAACAGAAGAAGTTGTAAATTACGATTTAATTCGCGAACAAATTTTAGTTGCTGCTGGTGTGCCAATTTCTGGTAGAAATTATTATCCACAATTGCATGCTATTGAATGTAGAATTAATGCGGAAGACCCGTATAATAATTTTAGACCATCTCCTGGAAAAATAGTAACATTACATACGCCAGGAGGTCACGGAGTAAGAATGGACACACATGTGTATGCAGGTTATACGATACCACCCAATTACGACTCTATGATTGCTAAATTAATTGTTACTGCTCAAACTAGAGAAGAAGCAATTAATAAAATGAAAAGAGCATTAGATGAATTTGTAATCGAAGGCATTAAAACAACAATACCTTTTCATAGACAATTAATGGATCATCCAGATTATGTAGCTGGTAATTATACTACTAAATTTATGGAAGATTTTGTAATGGAATCTTAA
- the accB gene encoding acetyl-CoA carboxylase biotin carboxyl carrier protein codes for MDIKEIQNLIKFVAKSGASEVKLEMEDIKITIKTGTEKTETTIVQAAPYANVPPVAAAAPVAGNSVAEIVTAVKADDESKYLVVKSPIIGTFYRKPAPDKPNFVEVGTEVSVGDTVCVIEAMKLFNEIESEVSGKIVKILVDDSSPVEYDQPLFLVDPS; via the coding sequence ATGGATATTAAAGAAATTCAAAATCTTATAAAATTTGTAGCTAAATCTGGCGCTAGCGAGGTAAAGTTAGAAATGGAAGATATAAAGATTACTATTAAAACGGGTACAGAAAAAACAGAAACGACAATAGTACAAGCTGCTCCATATGCAAATGTACCTCCCGTTGCCGCCGCCGCTCCAGTAGCTGGTAATTCTGTTGCAGAAATAGTTACAGCTGTTAAAGCAGATGATGAATCTAAATACCTTGTTGTAAAATCGCCAATAATTGGTACTTTTTACAGAAAACCAGCTCCAGATAAACCAAACTTTGTAGAAGTTGGTACAGAAGTAAGTGTTGGTGATACTGTTTGTGTTATTGAGGCAATGAAATTATTTAACGAAATTGAATCTGAAGTATCAGGTAAAATCGTTAAAATTTTAGTAGATGATTCTTCTCCGGTTGAATATGATCAACCATTATTTTTAGTAGATCCATCTTAG
- a CDS encoding beta-ketoacyl-ACP synthase III, whose product MTKITAAITAVGKYVPDYILTNKELEEYVDTNDEWITSRTGIKERRILKGEGLGTSYMAIKAVEDLLKKSKVNPEEIDLVIVGTATPDLPVASTAAYVASEVGAVNAFAYDLQAACSSFLYGMSTAASYIESGRYKKVLLIGADKMSSIIDYNDRATCIIFGDGAGAALFEPNNEGLGLQDEYLRSDGIGRDFLRIEAGGSIMPTTAQTVNDNKHFVYQEGKTVFKYAVSNMADVAEKMLTRNNLTEPDIQWLVAHQANKRIIEATANRVGVASEKVMMNIHRYGNTTSATLPLLLADYENQLKKGDNLIFAAFGGGFTWGAIYLKWAYNS is encoded by the coding sequence ATGACTAAAATCACTGCTGCAATTACAGCTGTAGGAAAATACGTTCCTGATTATATTCTAACAAATAAAGAGTTAGAGGAGTATGTAGATACTAATGATGAATGGATTACTTCAAGAACTGGAATTAAAGAAAGAAGAATTCTAAAAGGCGAAGGATTAGGTACGTCTTATATGGCAATAAAAGCTGTTGAGGATTTATTAAAAAAATCTAAAGTAAATCCAGAAGAAATAGATTTGGTTATTGTTGGTACAGCAACGCCAGATTTACCAGTAGCATCAACAGCTGCTTATGTAGCTTCAGAAGTTGGTGCAGTAAATGCATTTGCTTACGATTTACAAGCTGCTTGTTCTAGTTTTTTATACGGTATGTCTACTGCTGCTAGTTATATAGAGTCTGGTCGATATAAAAAAGTGTTATTAATAGGTGCAGATAAAATGTCGTCGATTATAGATTATAATGACAGAGCAACTTGTATAATATTTGGTGATGGAGCAGGAGCAGCATTATTTGAACCTAATAATGAAGGTTTAGGCTTGCAAGATGAGTATTTAAGAAGTGACGGAATTGGTAGAGATTTTCTAAGAATAGAAGCTGGTGGATCTATTATGCCTACTACAGCGCAAACGGTAAATGATAATAAGCATTTTGTTTATCAAGAAGGTAAAACTGTATTTAAATATGCAGTTTCTAATATGGCAGATGTTGCAGAGAAAATGTTAACTAGAAATAATTTAACAGAACCAGATATTCAATGGTTAGTGGCGCATCAAGCAAATAAAAGAATAATTGAAGCCACTGCAAATAGAGTTGGTGTTGCATCAGAGAAAGTAATGATGAATATTCATAGATATGGTAATACAACATCAGCAACTTTACCTCTTTTATTAGCAGATTATGAAAATCAATTAAAAAAAGGAGACAATTTAATTTTTGCAGCATTTGGTGGCGGCTTCACTTGGGGAGCTATCTATTTAAAATGGGCTTATAATTCATAA
- the rpmF gene encoding 50S ribosomal protein L32 yields the protein MAHPKRKISKTRRDKRRTHYKAADQQIATDPTTGEAHLYHRAHWHEGKLYYRGQVVLESAAAEA from the coding sequence ATGGCACATCCTAAGAGAAAAATATCTAAAACTAGAAGAGATAAAAGGAGAACACATTATAAAGCAGCTGATCAACAAATTGCAACAGATCCAACAACAGGAGAAGCTCATTTATATCATAGAGCTCATTGGCACGAAGGTAAATTATATTACAGAGGTCAAGTTGTTTTAGAATCTGCAGCAGCAGAAGCTTAA
- a CDS encoding DUF177 domain-containing protein: MKGLKDFTIPFVGLKEGKHLFEYIIDSKFFEAFNFDEFSSSSVKVLLTFVKKSTLFELNFTAEGTVEVPCDVSNELYHQEINTKLPIVVNFGPEYNDDNEEILILPHEAYEIDVSQYIYEMIVLAVPNKRVHPKVLDGTMESEALNKLKELQIKEVKTVDNTDPRWDKLKNLITEKKT, translated from the coding sequence ATGAAAGGTTTGAAAGATTTCACGATACCATTTGTAGGGTTAAAAGAAGGAAAACATCTCTTCGAGTATATAATTGATAGTAAGTTCTTTGAAGCTTTTAATTTTGATGAGTTTAGTAGTTCATCAGTAAAAGTTTTATTAACATTCGTAAAAAAAAGCACATTATTTGAGCTAAATTTTACTGCCGAAGGTACTGTAGAAGTTCCTTGTGATGTATCAAATGAGTTATATCATCAAGAAATAAATACAAAATTGCCAATAGTAGTAAATTTTGGACCAGAATATAATGATGATAATGAGGAAATTTTAATATTACCTCATGAGGCTTATGAAATTGATGTGTCTCAATATATATATGAGATGATTGTTTTAGCGGTTCCAAATAAAAGAGTTCATCCAAAAGTATTAGATGGCACAATGGAATCTGAAGCATTAAACAAATTAAAAGAATTACAAATAAAAGAAGTAAAAACTGTAGATAATACAGACCCAAGGTGGGATAAATTAAAGAATTTAATAACAGAAAAAAAGACATAA